Proteins co-encoded in one Dehalogenimonas sp. WBC-2 genomic window:
- a CDS encoding riboflavin synthase (eubacterial/eukaryotic): protein MFSGIVEETGVVTAVTGGSLSIKGSLIFEQLKPGDSVAVNGVCLTANEVKINTFTANVMPETQRRSNLGALKRGDIVNLERALTFSGRLGGHLVQGHIDSTGTIKYLQQEYAATLMTISAPPEIMRYIVGKGFIAVDGLSLTVMATTTDSFTVSLVQFSREHTTMGHKKLGDQVNLEADIIAKYVERFVSSKEPVLNEAFLADNGFLS, encoded by the coding sequence TTGTTCAGCGGTATTGTGGAAGAAACAGGCGTAGTAACAGCCGTTACCGGCGGTAGTCTCTCCATAAAAGGTAGTCTTATTTTCGAACAACTAAAACCCGGCGATTCAGTGGCTGTCAACGGTGTTTGCCTCACCGCCAATGAAGTCAAGATCAATACCTTCACTGCTAACGTCATGCCGGAGACTCAGCGGCGTAGCAATCTCGGCGCACTTAAGCGCGGCGACATCGTCAATTTGGAACGCGCACTGACCTTCTCAGGCCGTCTCGGGGGCCACCTGGTACAGGGCCATATCGACAGTACCGGTACTATTAAATATCTCCAGCAAGAATATGCGGCTACGCTGATGACCATTTCAGCCCCGCCTGAAATTATGCGGTATATCGTCGGCAAAGGTTTCATCGCGGTGGACGGCTTGAGCCTGACCGTCATGGCTACAACTACTGACAGTTTCACCGTTTCCCTGGTTCAGTTCAGCCGTGAGCACACTACAATGGGCCACAAAAAGCTTGGTGACCAGGTCAACCTGGAGGCCGACATCATCGCCAAGTATGTTGAAAGATTTGTATCGTCCAAAGAACCGGTACTGAACGAGGCTTTCCTGGCGGACAACGGTTTCTTATCGTAA
- a CDS encoding resolvase domain protein: MFTKVSIDQQGDRTMKVAIYARVSSVAQDVDLSISAQIKALREFANKNGYQIIREFIDEAESGCTDSRPEFRNMINMAHAKEKPFEGILVWKFSRFARSRKDSIVYKTLLRKNGVQVVSINEPSEDTPTGRLLEGIIESLDEFYSDNLGQEVSRGMKESVSRGFYIARKPPYGYCKVKVKDSDHERTKLALDPAQAEVVKSIYNDTLAGIGVIDIVRRLNAQSVPSPKGKGWNKSGLHCILSNEIFTGTMVWGTAAKRMSEPLRIPNYCPAIVDTETFDKVQKLIAGRAPKICHPRVTTSRFLLSGLTKCGHCGKALVGQDAKSGRFSYYVCGSLSKKGAGACNAKYLNAPRFEAIVLDKIRTLILNEERIRELVTMVNNDLNANLVSQKEQLNSVKLQIADIQNRLDGLYEAIELRQFDMEDLKPRILRHKSTMDQLMACKTDLETQLNQNWTPEISPEILRAYIDDFLALLEEGTVAEKRAFIRGFIKQLTVVDGNATLEYTLPLASSTLSLKETNDGVLSFEQYGGR; this comes from the coding sequence TTGTTTACAAAGGTGAGTATAGACCAACAGGGAGATAGAACAATGAAAGTTGCCATATATGCCAGAGTAAGCAGTGTAGCTCAAGACGTTGATTTGAGTATCTCAGCCCAGATTAAAGCACTGCGGGAGTTTGCCAACAAAAACGGATATCAGATCATCAGGGAATTCATTGATGAGGCTGAGAGTGGTTGCACCGATTCTAGGCCCGAATTCAGGAACATGATTAATATGGCGCATGCTAAAGAAAAACCTTTTGAAGGCATTTTAGTTTGGAAGTTTTCACGCTTCGCCCGGAGTCGCAAGGATTCAATCGTATACAAGACATTGTTGCGCAAGAACGGCGTACAGGTGGTTTCCATCAACGAACCTAGTGAAGATACACCTACCGGCAGACTACTGGAAGGTATCATCGAATCCTTGGATGAGTTTTATAGCGACAACCTGGGCCAGGAAGTGTCTCGGGGTATGAAGGAAAGTGTCTCGCGGGGTTTTTACATCGCTCGTAAACCACCGTATGGTTACTGCAAGGTTAAGGTGAAAGACAGCGATCATGAGAGGACCAAACTAGCATTAGACCCGGCACAGGCTGAAGTCGTCAAATCTATCTACAATGATACTCTCGCTGGTATCGGCGTGATTGACATAGTGCGACGCCTGAACGCCCAATCAGTACCATCTCCAAAGGGGAAAGGCTGGAACAAGAGCGGTCTGCACTGCATATTGTCTAACGAGATATTTACCGGAACCATGGTTTGGGGGACAGCCGCAAAGAGAATGAGCGAACCCCTCCGTATTCCGAATTACTGTCCCGCCATTGTTGACACGGAAACGTTCGACAAAGTACAGAAGCTGATAGCCGGAAGAGCTCCCAAGATTTGCCATCCCAGGGTAACCACTAGCCGTTTCCTGCTGAGCGGCTTAACCAAGTGTGGTCACTGCGGTAAGGCACTGGTAGGGCAGGACGCTAAGAGTGGCAGGTTTTCGTATTATGTTTGCGGATCTCTCAGTAAGAAGGGTGCGGGTGCCTGCAATGCCAAATATCTCAATGCGCCTAGGTTTGAAGCCATTGTACTTGATAAAATCAGAACCCTCATCTTGAATGAAGAGAGAATCCGTGAACTGGTCACGATGGTCAATAATGATCTAAATGCAAATCTTGTCAGCCAAAAGGAGCAGTTGAACTCAGTTAAATTACAGATTGCAGACATACAAAACAGGCTGGATGGTCTCTATGAGGCCATTGAACTTAGACAATTCGATATGGAAGACCTTAAGCCGCGGATACTCCGCCATAAATCTACTATGGATCAACTCATGGCCTGCAAAACCGACCTTGAGACTCAGCTAAATCAAAATTGGACACCAGAAATCAGCCCTGAGATATTGCGTGCTTATATCGATGATTTTCTGGCCTTATTGGAAGAGGGAACTGTTGCTGAAAAAAGGGCTTTCATTCGTGGTTTCATCAAACAATTGACCGTTGTAGACGGGAACGCGACCCTTGAATATACACTTCCGCTGGCATCGTCAACCTTGAGTTTGAAGGAGACTAATGATGGAGTTCTGTCTTTCGAACAGTATGGTGGGCGGTAG
- a CDS encoding 5-amino-6-(5-phosphoribosylamino)uracil reductase: MPLMDYMEQALKLARLALGEVSPNPAVGAVIVKDDEIIGQGYTQPPGHDHAEIVALKQAGVKARGATMYITLEPCNHFGRTPPCSQAIIAAGIKKVHIATLDDNPVVFGQGKAELEAAGIEVHVGEHRETARELNEAYFKYINTGLPFVIAKYAMSLDGKIATRSGDSKWISSEDSRSFSHNLRHDADVIMAGVGTVIADDPKLTARCCAGRGGTSHKQPLRVVVDSVGKTPLTACLFGEPGKTVIALGGNTSEELKSAYIKAGAKVAEFPDGHSRVDLSALIKYLGQQQVTSILVEGGSTLLGSLFDAGLIDKVIVFIGPVIIGGDTAKTPVGGTGAEKIDAAQWLENVRVSQIGTDTVITGYLAKD; the protein is encoded by the coding sequence ATGCCACTGATGGACTACATGGAACAAGCACTCAAATTAGCCCGGCTGGCACTGGGAGAGGTCAGCCCTAATCCGGCCGTCGGCGCAGTTATTGTCAAAGATGATGAGATTATCGGTCAGGGTTATACTCAGCCGCCCGGTCATGACCACGCCGAAATCGTCGCTTTGAAGCAAGCTGGTGTTAAAGCCCGTGGGGCCACAATGTATATTACCCTTGAACCATGCAATCATTTCGGGCGCACGCCGCCATGCTCTCAAGCCATCATCGCCGCCGGTATCAAAAAAGTACATATAGCCACGCTTGACGACAACCCTGTAGTCTTCGGTCAAGGTAAAGCGGAACTTGAAGCTGCTGGTATTGAAGTCCATGTTGGCGAACACAGAGAGACAGCACGTGAGCTTAATGAGGCTTATTTCAAATATATCAACACCGGTCTTCCCTTCGTCATTGCTAAATACGCCATGAGCCTGGATGGTAAAATTGCTACCCGCAGCGGTGACTCTAAATGGATATCCAGTGAGGACTCACGCTCTTTTTCCCACAACCTGCGCCATGACGCAGATGTTATTATGGCCGGAGTCGGAACCGTTATTGCCGATGATCCCAAGTTAACTGCCCGCTGCTGCGCCGGGCGCGGCGGCACGTCCCACAAACAACCTCTTCGTGTGGTTGTTGACTCTGTTGGCAAAACCCCCCTCACCGCTTGCCTTTTCGGTGAGCCTGGTAAGACCGTTATTGCCCTGGGCGGCAATACGTCCGAAGAACTGAAGTCAGCCTACATCAAAGCCGGTGCCAAGGTGGCCGAATTTCCTGACGGGCATTCCCGTGTTGACCTCTCCGCACTCATCAAGTATCTGGGACAGCAACAGGTAACCAGCATACTAGTCGAGGGTGGCAGCACTCTTCTGGGTAGCCTTTTTGACGCCGGGCTAATCGACAAGGTTATTGTCTTCATCGGACCGGTCATTATCGGCGGTGACACGGCCAAAACTCCGGTCGGCGGTACCGGGGCGGAAAAGATAGATGCGGCACAATGGTTGGAGAATGTCCGGGTCAGCCAGATCGGCACCGATACTGTCATTACAGGCTACCTGGCCAAGGACTGA
- a CDS encoding 67-dimethyl-8-ribityllumazine synthase, translating into MANFEGSLIGQGLKFAVVVSRFNEFMTGKLLSGAKDAFLRHGVAEADIDLAWVPGAFEIPMVAKKLAQSGRYQSVVCLGAVIKGSTPHFEYVASEVSKGIASVSLETGVPVIFGVITADTLEQAIERAGSKMGNKGFDAAVQAIEMSNLLKKLA; encoded by the coding sequence GTGGCTAATTTTGAAGGTTCGCTGATAGGCCAGGGACTTAAATTCGCCGTGGTCGTTTCCCGATTTAATGAATTTATGACCGGCAAACTGCTGAGCGGGGCCAAGGACGCCTTTCTCAGACATGGTGTCGCCGAGGCAGATATAGATTTAGCCTGGGTTCCCGGAGCCTTTGAGATACCCATGGTGGCCAAGAAATTAGCCCAAAGCGGCCGTTATCAATCAGTGGTCTGCCTTGGAGCCGTCATTAAAGGCAGTACGCCTCATTTTGAATACGTAGCCAGCGAAGTATCCAAGGGGATCGCCTCTGTGAGTCTGGAAACGGGTGTGCCTGTTATTTTCGGTGTTATCACCGCCGATACACTTGAGCAGGCTATCGAACGCGCCGGCTCTAAAATGGGTAACAAGGGTTTTGATGCCGCCGTACAGGCCATCGAAATGTCCAACCTGCTCAAAAAACTGGCATGA
- a CDS encoding cyclindependent kinase inhibitor, whose amino-acid sequence MAGMNYRLNFSWVIEGQLAGHQGVVNIDDLRWLKQQGIQAMVRLIEKNQAEVTAEQIEAMGIWDCHEPITDFGAPTPEQIDRIIRFIQKAEEAGRPVSVSCRAGIGRTGTILACVLVSKGYDADTAIKEVSKKRSGSIEMKNQELAVHEYAASLGQS is encoded by the coding sequence ATGGCTGGCATGAACTACAGACTAAATTTTTCTTGGGTTATTGAAGGCCAGCTGGCCGGACACCAGGGCGTTGTGAACATTGACGACCTCAGGTGGCTGAAACAGCAGGGTATTCAGGCAATGGTTAGACTGATTGAGAAAAACCAGGCGGAAGTAACCGCCGAACAAATCGAGGCAATGGGTATTTGGGATTGCCATGAGCCGATTACGGATTTTGGTGCCCCTACTCCTGAACAGATAGATCGGATCATCCGGTTCATTCAGAAGGCCGAGGAGGCCGGCAGGCCGGTAAGTGTCTCCTGCCGTGCCGGCATTGGTAGAACTGGCACGATTTTGGCCTGTGTGCTGGTCAGCAAGGGTTATGACGCCGACACGGCCATTAAAGAAGTGAGCAAAAAGAGGTCCGGCTCGATTGAGATGAAAAACCAGGAATTGGCTGTTCATGAATACGCAGCCAGCCTTGGTCAAAGCTAA
- a CDS encoding enoyl-[acyl-carrier-protein] reductase, translated as METPIGRSALSEIEELLKWHKPPPLKIGQHTARLPIIQGGMAVGISLSGLASAVANAGGIGVIAAPGVGLFESDFASNFFEANIRGLRKEIRRARAKTSGVLGVNIMVALTDFVEMAKAAIEEGIDIIFAGAGLPMRLPELLGNNRHTKLVPIVSSGRAARILCKKWQDDFGYTPDGFVVEGPLAGGHLGFKAEELDQPENLLERLVPDVIEAVKPFAMAAGQPIPVIAAGGIYSGADIYHMLRLGASGVQMATRFVATEECDASPLFKQAYVASKEGDAVIIKSPVGMPGRALRNAYIDSVSAGHKKPFKCPQRCVKTCNYLESPYCIFIALLNAQRGHLSGGFAFCGANVHRVKEIVTVKNLIGSLVKEYKAAAVQSLLELMTRYMNGMLAPSVGRSLA; from the coding sequence TTGGAAACACCAATCGGACGTTCGGCGCTTTCTGAAATTGAAGAATTATTGAAGTGGCATAAACCGCCACCGCTAAAGATTGGCCAGCATACGGCACGTCTGCCGATTATTCAAGGCGGGATGGCGGTAGGTATTTCACTGTCAGGTCTGGCTTCGGCGGTGGCCAATGCCGGCGGTATCGGTGTTATTGCCGCTCCGGGTGTTGGCCTTTTTGAGTCAGATTTTGCCAGTAATTTCTTTGAGGCCAATATCCGCGGCTTGCGCAAAGAGATCCGGCGCGCCCGGGCCAAAACCAGCGGCGTACTGGGTGTCAATATCATGGTGGCTCTGACTGACTTTGTCGAAATGGCCAAGGCGGCTATTGAAGAAGGCATAGATATTATCTTTGCCGGTGCCGGGTTGCCGATGAGGTTGCCGGAACTTTTAGGCAATAATCGTCATACCAAACTGGTGCCTATCGTCTCCTCCGGCAGAGCGGCGCGAATTTTGTGTAAGAAATGGCAAGACGACTTTGGCTATACTCCGGACGGCTTTGTGGTTGAAGGACCTTTGGCCGGGGGGCATTTAGGTTTCAAGGCGGAAGAATTAGACCAACCTGAAAACCTTTTGGAACGCCTGGTGCCTGATGTTATCGAGGCGGTTAAACCCTTCGCTATGGCTGCAGGACAGCCGATACCGGTTATTGCCGCTGGCGGCATTTATAGCGGCGCGGATATTTACCATATGCTGCGCCTGGGCGCCAGCGGTGTCCAGATGGCCACCCGGTTTGTGGCCACCGAGGAATGCGACGCTTCTCCACTTTTCAAACAGGCTTATGTGGCATCCAAAGAGGGTGATGCCGTCATCATCAAGAGTCCGGTGGGTATGCCTGGGCGGGCATTGCGGAATGCATATATTGACAGCGTCAGCGCTGGCCATAAGAAACCATTCAAATGTCCGCAGCGCTGTGTGAAAACCTGCAATTACCTTGAAAGCCCTTATTGCATATTTATTGCCCTGCTTAACGCCCAACGGGGTCACTTAAGCGGCGGCTTTGCTTTCTGCGGCGCCAATGTCCATAGAGTCAAAGAGATCGTCACGGTGAAGAATCTCATTGGTTCACTTGTTAAAGAATACAAGGCCGCGGCGGTGCAATCCCTGTTGGAACTGATGACCCGCTACATGAATGGTATGCTGGCGCCGTCAGTAGGCCGGAGTCTGGCCTAA
- a CDS encoding 34-dihydroxy-2-butanone 4-phosphate synthase/ GTP cyclohydrolase II yields MALASVTEIIADIKAGKFVIIVDDDDRENEGDLVIAADKTTPDAINFMAKNGRGLICVSLTGSRLDELNIPLMVQDNTSKHTTAFTVSVEAGHRVSTGISAADRAETVKTLINPNTRPQDLLRPGHTFPLRAKDGGVLVRAGHTEASVDLARMAGLYPACVICEIMDDDGTMARRPKLEILASEWGLKIGSVADIIAYRRRTEKLVHRVAEAHLPTRYGDFTIIGFKSEVDPGEHMALIYGDISNHENAEPVLTRVHSECLTGDVLGSLRCDCGEQLDFALKQITAAGRGVLLYMRQEGRGIGFHNKICAYALQDKGQDTVEANQSLGFDADLRDYGIGAQILADLGLHDIKLLTNNPKKVVGLEGYGLKVVETIGIEIPSNPHNVKYLETKRLKLGHILKQAGKAEGATSG; encoded by the coding sequence ATGGCATTAGCATCCGTAACTGAAATAATCGCCGATATTAAAGCCGGCAAGTTTGTTATCATTGTCGATGATGATGACCGGGAAAATGAGGGTGACCTTGTTATAGCCGCTGACAAAACGACTCCGGATGCCATCAATTTCATGGCCAAAAACGGCCGCGGTCTTATTTGTGTCTCTTTAACCGGCAGCCGTTTAGACGAGCTGAATATCCCTTTGATGGTGCAGGATAACACATCCAAGCATACTACCGCCTTTACCGTATCTGTTGAGGCCGGTCACCGCGTCAGCACTGGCATTTCCGCAGCCGACCGGGCTGAGACGGTAAAAACACTTATCAACCCGAATACACGCCCCCAAGACCTGTTGCGGCCGGGTCACACCTTCCCGCTTAGGGCAAAAGACGGCGGTGTGTTGGTCCGCGCCGGCCATACCGAAGCCTCGGTTGATCTGGCGCGGATGGCCGGACTGTATCCGGCTTGCGTCATCTGTGAAATCATGGATGACGACGGTACAATGGCGCGCAGACCAAAACTGGAAATATTAGCCAGCGAGTGGGGGTTGAAAATCGGCAGCGTGGCGGATATTATCGCTTATCGCCGCCGTACCGAAAAGCTGGTGCACCGGGTGGCGGAAGCCCATCTGCCCACCCGTTATGGTGATTTCACCATCATCGGCTTCAAAAGTGAAGTCGATCCCGGGGAACACATGGCATTGATTTATGGTGATATCTCCAACCATGAAAATGCTGAACCTGTGCTCACTCGCGTTCATTCAGAGTGTCTTACCGGTGATGTCCTGGGAAGTTTACGCTGTGACTGCGGCGAACAACTGGATTTTGCTTTAAAACAGATCACCGCCGCCGGACGCGGCGTCCTGCTCTATATGCGGCAGGAAGGCCGGGGCATCGGCTTCCACAATAAGATCTGTGCTTACGCGCTGCAGGACAAGGGGCAGGACACTGTTGAAGCCAATCAAAGCTTGGGGTTTGATGCCGACCTCAGAGACTACGGTATCGGAGCTCAGATTCTGGCCGATCTGGGTCTCCATGACATCAAACTGCTGACCAACAATCCCAAAAAAGTAGTTGGACTTGAAGGTTATGGCCTGAAAGTGGTAGAAACAATAGGAATAGAAATACCCTCAAATCCTCATAACGTGAAATATCTAGAGACCAAGCGCCTAAAATTAGGGCATATATTGAAACAGGCCGGTAAGGCTGAAGGAGCAACAAGTGGCTAA
- a CDS encoding substratespecific component BioY of biotin ECF transporter encodes MELLHQIEQVRYDVFRRRIALSVPAKIALALSFAALTGLLAQVKFYLPFTPVPVTMQTFAVLMAGVTLGRWWGGASMALYTGLGIAGIPWFTGNVSGLGATFGYLIGFILAAMVIGHLTDKYIQARTFTKMFGIMAAVSVLLIYVPGAIWLALWLSFAGQTVTLSSVLALGIIPFIAGDIIKTMAAATVAQAITPKR; translated from the coding sequence ATGGAACTGCTCCATCAAATAGAACAGGTTAGATATGATGTTTTCCGCAGGCGCATCGCATTGTCAGTGCCGGCAAAAATTGCGCTTGCTCTCAGTTTTGCCGCCTTAACCGGATTACTGGCGCAAGTAAAGTTCTACCTTCCATTTACACCGGTACCGGTTACCATGCAAACCTTTGCTGTCCTAATGGCCGGCGTCACGCTGGGACGTTGGTGGGGTGGAGCATCCATGGCTCTTTACACCGGTCTTGGCATTGCTGGAATACCATGGTTCACAGGCAATGTCTCTGGTTTAGGCGCCACCTTTGGTTATCTCATCGGTTTTATTCTGGCGGCTATGGTTATTGGTCATTTAACAGATAAATATATACAAGCACGAACTTTCACCAAAATGTTCGGAATAATGGCCGCCGTTTCTGTTCTACTGATCTATGTTCCCGGGGCAATCTGGCTGGCGCTGTGGCTCAGCTTTGCAGGACAAACGGTTACATTGTCATCAGTTTTAGCTCTGGGAATAATTCCATTCATCGCTGGCGATATTATTAAAACCATGGCTGCCGCTACCGTTGCTCAGGCCATCACCCCTAAACGCTGA
- the aimE gene encoding aliphatic amidase amiE, whose translation MKIAVYQIADTGDAAANIAKAYDAIINTEADFFALPEFFSIPGGDFRKPYTLQSCLEETALPAYVMLQRASRQFKGYIIGGSILERDGDCYYNTCYVFKGGEQVTSYRKIKITHEEVELQICPGKDTVTFDTPFGRVALMICADCISWELVDRLCPGAKYVFLPVSLTDPNHPPFTGHPVSDTIAKKFGATVIKITRVGTFGGKVLSSRSAITTPAGTVWEAPDAMEHLAVVEL comes from the coding sequence ATGAAGATAGCTGTTTACCAGATTGCCGACACCGGTGATGCCGCGGCCAATATTGCCAAGGCATATGATGCCATAATAAACACAGAAGCCGATTTTTTTGCCCTGCCGGAATTTTTTTCCATCCCCGGCGGTGATTTCCGCAAGCCCTATACCTTACAAAGCTGTCTTGAAGAAACCGCGTTACCAGCCTATGTGATGCTTCAGCGTGCCAGCCGACAATTTAAAGGGTATATTATCGGCGGGAGCATCCTGGAACGTGACGGAGACTGTTATTACAACACCTGTTACGTCTTTAAAGGTGGAGAACAGGTCACAAGTTACCGTAAGATCAAGATCACCCACGAAGAAGTTGAGCTTCAGATCTGTCCCGGCAAAGACACGGTAACCTTTGATACGCCCTTCGGGCGGGTGGCGTTGATGATCTGTGCCGACTGCATTTCCTGGGAACTGGTCGACAGGTTGTGTCCCGGTGCTAAATATGTTTTCCTGCCGGTCTCTCTGACCGACCCCAATCATCCGCCCTTCACCGGCCATCCGGTCTCAGACACGATTGCTAAGAAGTTCGGGGCGACGGTAATCAAGATTACCCGGGTTGGTACTTTTGGCGGCAAGGTGCTGTCATCAAGGAGCGCCATAACCACCCCCGCAGGCACTGTCTGGGAGGCTCCTGACGCCATGGAGCATCTGGCAGTGGTTGAACTTTAA